The following proteins are co-located in the Gorilla gorilla gorilla isolate KB3781 chromosome 7, NHGRI_mGorGor1-v2.1_pri, whole genome shotgun sequence genome:
- the ARC gene encoding activity-regulated cytoskeleton-associated protein, producing the protein MELDHRTSGGLHAYPGPRGGQVAKPNVILQIGKCRAEMLEHVRRTHRHLLAEVSKQVERELKGLHRSVGKLESNLDGYVPTSDSQRWKKSIKACLCRCQETIANLERWVKREMHVWREVFYRLERWADRLESTGGKYPVGSESARHTVSVGVGGPESYCHEADGYDYTVSPYAITPPPAAGELPGQEPAEAQQYQPWVPGEDGQPSPGVDTQIFEDPREFLSHLEEYLRQVGGSEEYWLSQIQNHMNGPAKKWWEFKQGSVKNWVEFKKEFLQYSEGTLSREAIQRELDLPQKQGEPLDQFLWRKRDLYQTLYVDADEEEIIQYVVGTLQPKLKRFLRHPLPKTLEQLIQRGMEVQDDLEQAAEPAGPHPPAEDEAETLTPAPNSESVASDRTQPE; encoded by the coding sequence ATGGAGCTGGACCACCGGACCAGCGGCGGGCTCCACGCCTACCCCGGGCCGCGGGGCGGGCAGGTGGCCAAGCCCAACGTGATCCTGCAGATCGGGAAGTGCCGGGCCGAGATGCTGGAGCACGTGCGGCGGACGCACCGGCACCTGCTGGCCGAGGTGTCCAAGCAGGTGGAGCGCGAGCTGAAGGGGCTGCACCGGTCGGTCGGGAAGCTGGAGAGCAACCTGGACGGCTACGTGCCCACGAGCGACTCGCAGCGCTGGAAGAAGTCCATCAAGGCCTGCCTGTGCCGCTGCCAGGAGACCATCGCCAACCTGGAGCGCTGGGTCAAGCGCGAGATGCACGTGTGGCGCGAGGTGTTCTACCGCCTGGAGCGCTGGGCCGACCGCCTGGAGTCCACGGGCGGCAAGTACCCGGTGGGCAGCGAGTCAGCCCGCCACACCGTTTCCGTGGGCGTGGGGGGTCCCGAGAGCTACTGCCACGAGGCAGACGGCTACGACTACACCGTTAGCCCCTACGCCATCACCCCGCCCCCAGCCGCTGGCGAGCTGCCCGGGCAGGAGCCCGCCGAGGCCCAGCAGTACCAGCCGTGGGTCCCCGGCGAGGACGGGCAGCCCAGCCCCGGCGTGGACACGCAGATCTTCGAGGACCCTCGAGAGTTCCTGAGCCACCTAGAGGAGTACTTGCGGCAGGTGGGCGGCTCTGAGGAGTACTGGCTGTCCCAGATCCAGAATCACATGAACGGGCCGGCCAAGAAGTGGTGGGAGTTCAAGCAGGGCTCCGTGAAGAACTGGGTGGAGTTCAAGAAGGAGTTCCTGCAGTACAGCGAGGGCACGCTGTCCCGAGAGGCCATCCAGCGCGAGCTGGACCTGCCGCAGAAGCAGGGCGAACCGCTGGACCAGTTCCTGTGGCGCAAGCGGGACCTGTACCAGACGCTCTACGTGGACGCGGACGAGGAGGAGATCATCCAGTACGTGGTGGGCACCCTGCAGCCCAAGCTCAAGCGTTTCCTGCGCCACCCCCTGCCCAAGACCTTGGAGCAGCTCATCCAGAGGGGCATGGAGGTGCAGGATGACCTGGAGCAGGCGGCGGAGCCGGCCGGCCCCCACCCCCCGGCGGAGGATGAGGCGGAGACCCTCACGCCCGCCCCCAACAGCGAGTCCGTGGCCAGTGACCGGACCCAGCCCGAGTAG